A portion of the Deinococcus peraridilitoris DSM 19664 genome contains these proteins:
- a CDS encoding ATP-binding protein, with product MLERSDGEEALRLLLGDRLQEVTAALASAKSENEVLRVVLEPALRSLQAVAGAVLLLDREHSMLRLSASSGYEKGGSTIWQDGPLSAELPATHALQWGQALFFEHAEALHHAYPNLEQLTGARGPVASAVVPMLLEGQALGVIVLDFREPHVFTPPERRFLLTLASQCAIAFERLMLARELEERVDERTRELLQEKAELEAILASIPDAVYVASQSGVTRANDSARALLNLPSGDPLPRSVAELSERLRVRDPRSGARLNLNEEPLVRALSGETSSRDLLIRRDATGEDLLLRSTAAPIHVGGAVVGAVCVKTDITNSLQVREVRALNAQLEQRILERTMALEQQSAALDGFVQFARLTAQATDILTLARHAAQVLRAALGEVSVAYYQPHDHLWKARTWTDDIPPQALEMIRSGVHMDHASFARAVRERQVVYTERWDAESEGLAESREYGAGALYPYFVGTEPCGMLNLATRRAQAWSTREKEVFESVAQSLGLALERAEQARQLDEQRQTLQKHSEALEVANEELEAFSYSVSHDLRTPVRHIKGFAGLLRRAQQDRLDEKSARYLASIEQAASTMDNLIETLLDFSRTARQPLQVAPVPLEQLVDRTRTALAPDLQGREIEWHLEKLPTVLGDGETLQQVMTNLISNAIKYTRPRRPARIEIRALERPDDWLITVRDNGVGFDSRYQDKLFGVFQRLHDEDDFEGTGVGLANVKRIIARHGGQVGAESQVGQGAAFHFTLPKHPEVSGAVPDESS from the coding sequence ATGCTTGAACGGTCGGATGGTGAGGAGGCGCTGCGCCTTTTACTCGGTGACCGTCTGCAGGAAGTCACAGCAGCGCTGGCCAGCGCCAAAAGCGAGAACGAAGTCCTGCGCGTCGTACTCGAACCGGCACTGCGCAGCTTACAGGCTGTGGCCGGAGCGGTGCTGTTGCTGGACCGTGAGCATTCCATGCTGAGGCTCTCGGCCAGTTCGGGATACGAAAAAGGCGGCAGCACCATCTGGCAGGACGGCCCCCTCAGTGCCGAGCTGCCCGCGACCCACGCCCTGCAATGGGGCCAGGCGCTGTTCTTCGAACATGCCGAGGCCCTGCACCATGCCTACCCGAACCTGGAGCAACTGACGGGTGCACGCGGACCCGTGGCGAGTGCCGTCGTACCGATGCTGCTCGAAGGGCAGGCGCTGGGTGTCATCGTGCTCGACTTTCGTGAGCCTCATGTCTTCACGCCGCCCGAGCGCCGTTTTTTGCTGACGCTGGCTTCACAGTGCGCCATCGCCTTCGAGCGCCTGATGCTCGCGCGCGAACTCGAAGAGCGGGTCGACGAGCGCACCCGCGAACTATTGCAGGAGAAAGCGGAGCTCGAAGCGATCCTGGCCAGCATTCCCGACGCCGTGTACGTCGCTTCCCAATCGGGCGTCACGCGCGCCAACGACTCTGCGCGCGCACTGCTGAACCTGCCCTCGGGGGACCCCCTGCCCCGCTCGGTGGCCGAACTGAGCGAACGGCTCCGAGTGCGCGATCCCCGTTCGGGCGCACGCCTGAACCTCAACGAGGAACCGCTGGTGAGGGCGCTGTCCGGCGAGACCTCCAGCCGTGACCTGCTCATTCGCCGGGACGCCACGGGAGAGGACTTGCTGTTGCGTTCCACGGCCGCACCGATCCACGTTGGCGGCGCAGTGGTGGGGGCGGTGTGCGTCAAGACAGACATCACCAACAGCCTGCAGGTGCGCGAGGTCCGGGCGCTCAATGCCCAACTCGAACAGCGCATTCTGGAGCGCACGATGGCGCTGGAGCAGCAGTCGGCAGCGCTCGACGGCTTTGTTCAGTTTGCGCGTCTGACCGCCCAAGCCACCGATATCCTGACCCTCGCCAGGCATGCCGCGCAGGTGTTGCGCGCGGCCCTGGGCGAGGTGAGCGTGGCGTACTATCAGCCACACGATCACCTCTGGAAGGCACGAACCTGGACAGACGACATTCCCCCGCAGGCCCTTGAAATGATCCGCTCGGGCGTGCACATGGACCATGCCAGTTTCGCGCGGGCCGTGCGGGAGCGTCAGGTCGTGTACACAGAGCGCTGGGACGCCGAGTCCGAGGGGCTGGCGGAATCGCGCGAATACGGCGCTGGAGCTCTGTACCCTTACTTTGTGGGCACCGAGCCTTGCGGAATGCTGAATCTGGCGACCCGTCGTGCCCAAGCCTGGAGCACACGCGAAAAGGAAGTGTTCGAGTCGGTCGCGCAGAGCCTCGGCCTGGCGCTGGAGCGCGCCGAGCAGGCACGTCAGCTCGACGAGCAGCGCCAAACACTGCAGAAACACTCTGAAGCACTGGAAGTCGCCAACGAGGAACTCGAAGCCTTCAGTTATTCGGTATCCCACGATCTGCGCACGCCTGTCCGCCACATCAAGGGCTTCGCGGGGCTGCTGCGGCGCGCGCAACAGGACCGGCTCGACGAGAAATCCGCCCGGTACCTCGCATCGATCGAGCAGGCCGCGTCCACCATGGACAACCTGATCGAAACACTGCTGGACTTTTCCCGCACCGCGCGTCAGCCCCTGCAGGTCGCGCCCGTGCCACTTGAGCAGCTTGTCGACCGAACACGGACTGCGCTGGCGCCGGACTTGCAGGGACGCGAAATCGAATGGCACCTCGAAAAGCTGCCCACCGTCCTGGGCGACGGGGAAACCTTGCAGCAGGTCATGACCAATCTGATTTCCAACGCCATCAAGTACACCCGCCCGCGCCGTCCGGCCCGTATCGAAATCAGGGCGCTGGAGCGTCCGGACGACTGGCTCATCACGGTGCGCGACAACGGTGTGGGCTTTGACTCGCGCTATCAGGACAAGCTGTTCGGTGTCTTCCAGCGGCTGCACGACGAGGACGACTTTGAAGGCACGGGCGTCGGGCTCGCCAACGTCAAGCGCATCATCGCGCGTCACGGCGGACAGGTCGGCGCAGAAAGCCAGGTCGGGCAGGGCGCCGCCTTTCACTTCACCCTGCCCAAGCACCCCGAGGTGAGCGGAGCGGTGCCAGACGAGTCTTCGTGA